The region ACCTTCGCCGTCATGGAAAGGATGGGGACTTCGGAAGCCTTCACCTTCGACGCCCATTTTTTAACTTACCGATACGGTCCTACGCGGCAGCGTGTCTTTCGATGTTCTCCTTAGCCCTGTCTCCTTTTTGAACTCAAGCCGCCCCGGCGAACGATCCTCAAGAGCAGTGCTCCTCAAGTCCTACGGGGCACTCTTCTATCTTTCTTTGAGCTTTCAGCCCCTCGCCTTTTCCTTTCTTTTTCTCCGAACTCCGAACACCGAACTCCGAACTCTTTATTTTGATTACGATTCCCAACACAGGAAAAAGAAAATTCCCCTCTCTGAATTCATATAATTACTTGACATTGGTTAACATGTAAGTTAACATTTTCTTATGAGTAAAACGGTACTCTTCTATAAAACCGCCGACGGTCAATGCCCTGTACAAAATTTTCTTGATTCTTTACCCGGAAAGGTTGCTCAGAAAGTAACCTGGGTCTTGGGTCTTCTTGAAGACTTGGATGATGTTCCTTCCAACTATTTTAAGAAGCTTGTCGGTACAGACGAAATTTGGGAGTGCAGAATTCAGTTAGGTTCAAATTCGTATCGCATTTTTTGTTTCTTTATCAAAAATGCCTCTGTAGTTTTGACCCATGGTCTTATAAAAAAGAGCCAAAAAATACCAAAGAGAGAAATTAACAAGGCAGAGGCTTATAGAAAAGATTTCTTGAAAAGGAGTTGGAGCAATGAGTGACCTCAAAAAATATGTAACAGACCGCAAGAAAAAAGATTTAGATTTTGCTATAGGCTATGAGGAAGGGTATGAACAATTCAAAATCGGTTTTTTGCTTCGTCAGGCCCGTGAATCCGTCGGATTGACCCATGAAGAATTGGCGCAGAGACTTAAAACCAAAAAAACCGCCATTTCCAGAATTGAAAACCATGCCGAAGATATTAAACTCTCAACCCTGGAGCGTGTTGCAAAAGCGCTCGGGAAGCGATTGCAAGTAAGCATCGCCTAACCAATGACCTTTCAAGGCCGCCTTTGAGCTTTGATCTTTTCCTCCGGCATTTCGGTTTTTCTTTTCTTTTTTCCCCAAAAACCGAACTCTAAACTCCGAACTATCTTTTTCCCCTTGACATTAATATCAATAATGATACCATTTAACTATGGGCGAGATAAGAGACCTCCTTACACCAATGAGCCTCAATCCGGGTAATGTTCGTTTCAGCGATCGGTGTAAGGTATGCGATCACTACTTTGGTAAACCTCGGCAGTTCGGGAGCAGTCACCGAGTTTATAAAACCCCATGGCCTGGCGATCCTCGCGTGAACATACAATCCAGGAAAGGAAAAGCCAAAGCCTGTCCAGTAAGACAGGTTCTTAAAGCCATAGAAAAATTGGAGTCGAAAAATGGCAATTAAAAATGATCGATACACCTACCGGGTAACTTGGTCTGAGGAGGACCAGGAATATGTCGGCCTGTGCGCGGAGTTTCCCAGTCTGAGCTGGCTGGCGCGTACGCCCGAGGCTGCCTTAAAAGCCATTCGGAGGATAGTGGCGGATGTAATCAAGGATATGAAAAATAACAACGAACCCATACCTGAACCCATTGCTACCAAACGATATAGCGGTAAGTTTATGGTTCGAGTACCCCCAGAAGTTCATCGCAATCTGGCCATTAAAGCAGCAGAGGCAGGAGTCAGTTTGAATCGGCTGGCCAGTTCGAAGTTGTCACAATAAGTCATGCGGGGAGCCTTGAACCTTTTCTCCCGCCTTTCGCTTTTAACTTTTTTTCCGGCCTCCCCCTCCCCCGCCTCACGCCTCATCCCTCGCCTTTTACTTTCTTTTACTCCCAACTCCCAACTTCTCTTCCCCCTGCCCCCCTTGCCTTCCCTTTGAACTTTCAGAATTGAACTTCTTTTTCAGCTTTTTTTAACAGATTAGCTGGTTTGTTGACAGTTGTAAAAGATAATTATATACTTCGAACCATGAGGACCGATATTATCTCCGAATGACTGGTTTTGAATGGGATCTTCACAACTTTCAGAAGAACAGGAAAAACACGACAGCCGCTCTTACGGAATCAGAAATTCAA is a window of Deltaproteobacteria bacterium DNA encoding:
- a CDS encoding type II toxin-antitoxin system HicB family antitoxin; amino-acid sequence: MAIKNDRYTYRVTWSEEDQEYVGLCAEFPSLSWLARTPEAALKAIRRIVADVIKDMKNNNEPIPEPIATKRYSGKFMVRVPPEVHRNLAIKAAEAGVSLNRLASSKLSQ
- a CDS encoding type II toxin-antitoxin system RelE/ParE family toxin — translated: MSKTVLFYKTADGQCPVQNFLDSLPGKVAQKVTWVLGLLEDLDDVPSNYFKKLVGTDEIWECRIQLGSNSYRIFCFFIKNASVVLTHGLIKKSQKIPKREINKAEAYRKDFLKRSWSNE
- a CDS encoding helix-turn-helix transcriptional regulator, encoding MSDLKKYVTDRKKKDLDFAIGYEEGYEQFKIGFLLRQARESVGLTHEELAQRLKTKKTAISRIENHAEDIKLSTLERVAKALGKRLQVSIA